Part of the Faecalibacterium duncaniae genome, CAGGAGAAGGGGCTGGACATTGAGTTCGTGGAGCAGCCCGTGCCCGCCGCAGATCTTGAGGGGATGCAGTATGTCACCCGCCATGCCGATGTGCCCGTGCTGGCCGACGAGAGCGTGTTCAGCCCGGCAGATGCCCTGCGGATCATGCAGACCGGCGCGGCCGACCTTGTGAACATCAAGCTGATGAAGTGCGGCGGTATCACCAATGCCCTGCGCATTGCCGCCGCCGCTGAGGTGTACGGCGTGGAGTGCATGATCGGCTGTATGCTGGAAGCAAAGATCTCGGTCAACGCCGCCGTGGAGCTGGCCTGCGCCAAGAAGATCGTCACCAAGATCGACCTCGACGGCCCGGTGCTCTGCAGCGAGGACCACATCCTCGGCGGTGCCGTGTTCGACGAAAAGAACATCACCGTCTCCGACGCGCCCGGCATGGGCATTCAGGGCTTTGTGCCCGGCAAGGTGTCCTATCTCGACTAAAACCGGAACAGACCGCATCCCGAAACACACGGGGTGCGGTCTCTTTTTGTGAATCTGTATTTCATATACGGACAGTGAAAAAAGCTCGTGTCTGTATATGTTGAAATGAAAAACAAAAAAAGCGGGTAAAATCTTTGACTTTTTGGCCTGTGAGGCGTATAATCGTACTTGTTCCGTGTAGAGGAATGGGAAAACTGTGCGCAATGGGCGCACAATCTGGATAGGGGAGTAGAAAAGTTATGAAAACGTTGAAAGCGGTTGCGGCAAGGTACAACGCCACCAGCCTGATCCTGCGCATCGTCATCGGCCTTGTGGTCGGTGCGGTGCTGGCACTGGCGGTGCCCGGTGCGGGCTGGGTGGAAGAGTTCGGCAGCCTGTTCGTGGGTGCCCTGAAGGGCATTGCCCCGGTGCTGGTGTTCGTTATCGTGGCCAGTGCGCTGGCGCAGGGCACGTCCAGGCTGGACCGGCGCTTTGGCACGGTCATCTGGCTGTACATGCTCACCACCTTCCTGGCCGCCGCCATTGCGGTGGTGACCAGCTTCCTGTTCCCTCAGACCGTCGTTCTGGCTGAGGCGGCAGAATCCGAGGTGGTGCCCCAGGGTCTGGGCGAGGTGATGAACACCCTGCTCACCAACTTTGTGGCAAACCCCGTCAGTGCCCTGCTGAACGGCAATTACATCGGCATCCTGTTCTGGGCCTGCCTGTTCGGTCTGGCCATGAAGAAGTACGGCGCGGACAGCACCAAGCTGTTCCTGGCGAACACAGCGGATGCAGTCTCCCAGATCGTCCGCTGGATCATCAATCTGGCACCCTTCGGTATCATGGGCCTTGTGTACACCAACGTGTCCAGCAACGGCCTGTCCATCTTTACCCAGTACGGCAGGCTGCTGCTCCTGCTGGTGGGCACCATGCTCTTTATGGCACTGGTCGTCTCGCCCTTTATCATCTTTGTGTATCTGCACTGCAACCCGTATCCGCTGGTGTTCCGCTGCCTGCGTGAATCCGGCCTGACCGCCTTCTTCACCCGCAGCTCTGCCGCCAACATCCCGGTCAATATGGATCTGTGCGAAAAGCTGGGGCTGGATAAGGATATGTATTCCGTCTCCATCCCGCTGGGCGCTACCATCAATATGGATGGTGCCGCCATCACCATTACCATTATGACGCTGGCTGCGGCCAATACGCTGGGCATTCAGGTGTCCCTGCCCGCCGCCATCCTTCTTTCGGTGATGAGCGCTCTGGGTGCCTGCGGCGCTTCCGGCGTGGCTGGCGGCTCCCTGCTGCTGATCCCCATGGCCTGCTCCCTGTTTGGCATCTCCAATGATATCGCCATGCAGGTGGTCGGTGTCGGCTTTATCATTGGCGTGGTGCAGGATTCCGTGGAAACTGCCCTGAACTCCGCCGGCGACGTGGAATTTGCCGCCACTGCGGAATATCACCAGTGGCGCAAGGAAGGCAAGCCCCTGCCGGTGTTCCTGTGCAAGTGATGCAAAACTGAAATGGCTTTTCAAAGGCTGCTGTGCTGCTGGCACGGCGGCCTTTTTGTTTGGAGCTTTTTCTGGGCATTTTGCACAGGAAAGCCCTTGTTCTGTTTGAAACTGACGGATTCTGACGGATTTTGCATGAGAGTATCCCCTTTTACAGAAGAAATTCTGGGCAAAACGGAGAGAAAATCTGAAAAAACTTTCCAAACAAGGTTTCAATCGTCCATGTATACAAGAACTTTATTTTTCATAAAAAACGTTTTGTGCTAGTTGCGCAAAGAACGAAAGAACGTTAAAAATGTATCACTAAATTCATAGTTTGTTCATAGAATTTATAAAACGATTTCATAATTGAGTGGCATAATATGGCCATCCTCAGAGAGGGGAACAAAAGAACGAAGGGTTCTGAAAGGTTCCGCTCTGAGGATGCAGGGAGATAGAGGCCCTGCCAAAAAACACAATGACATTTACCGATATACGGAGGATATTTATTATGATGAACAAGAACACTGCTATTCTGGACAACACTATGATGGACGCTTACCTGACTGTCACCGAGGGCGTGTCCGATAACTGCGGCATTGGCCTGGCTTTTGCAAGCCTGCTCGAGAGCGCAAAGAAGAACTTTGTCAACCAGAGCAACCGCCGCGCTGTCAATGCAAGCTTTGCCGGCTGATCTTCTCCAATTTGCCGGTTGAAGATTCTCCTTCTTTTTTTGTTACAGCTGCTGCCACACTGTAATATGAACTGAAAAGCCCGGAACCACCTGCCGCCATAGCAGGTACGGTTCCGGGCTTTTTTGCTGTGTGGGTTCGGTCAGCGCAGGGGGTTTAAGCCGTCAGCTTTGCTTTCTGCAGTGCAGCCACGATCAGCGGAATGAGGATGAGCTGCGCCACGATACCGGGCACGGCAGTGAGCACCGCACCGGACAGGAACGCGCTGAACGGAAAACTGGAGCCGGACAGACCGGCCAGCACAAAGCGCACCGCACCCCAGACAAGGCGGCCTGCCACCATCGAGGTGACAAGGGTGGCGTAGATCATGGGCAGGGTGTGCTGCACCTTGCGGTACATGAAACCGGCCACAGCGCCGTACGTGGCCAGCTCAAAGGCCATGGCGATGGCAATGGGGTACATCGGGGGCATCCCGAACAGCACCGAGCGGAGCAGCGGGGCGGCAAAGCCCAGTGCCAGGCCCCAGGGGCCGCCCAGCACGAAGCCAGCCAGCAGCACCGGGAAGTGCATGGGGCAGAGCATGTTGCCGATCTGAGGCACATGGCCGGTGATCATGGGCAGCACAAAGGCCAGTGCCAGAAACAGTGCGGCCAGCACCAGATCACGGGTCGCGGAACGGGTCTTGGTATTCATCAATGATTCCTCCTGAAAATGCACAGACAAAAAGGGCCTGCCGCCAGCACGCACGCCAGCGGCAGACCCCTTCATGGTGTCTGTTTCAAAATAATGTTTGCGGGGAGAAACACGGGCTTCAGCCCGCAAAGCCCCGGCTTCAGCCGGGAATTGTGCAAAAAGTATAGCAGATGCAAAGCCGCCTTGTCAAGCTCAGCGGATGAGGATGGTTACGGGGCGGTGTTTGCGGATTTTTGAAATTTGTAGATGTAATAAAAGGAATCTTCACCGGGGCCTTCTGCAAATGTACTGTTACAGACATTGGTGCGAGAATAACCATTGTCGGAGGCTGCATTCAATTCGGCATCAGAAAGCGCATGTTCCATAAAGAGCCAGATCTCAGGATCGGAAGAAGTGAAGCACTGAGAAATATTGGAGGATTCGATTTGAGCATGGACGCGTCCCGGAAAGTAATAATCAAAGAGTGTCCAGTCTAGGAAGTAGTTCGTTGTATAAAGAACTGCATCCTGAGAGGGGGTAATAACTTCCAGACACTGGGTAGTCGCAAGGTCGATGCGCTTTTCCCGCTGATAGGTTTGGTAGAAATCCGGTAGACTGCACACCAGCGTTCCCAAAATCAGAATACTGGACAGAATGGTTCTCCAACGGACTTTAGACAGAAGAAAGCCAAAAACCAGGTAAACGACTGCGGTGAGCGGATAAAGGTATCGAACGAGAAAAAGCGGGCGAAAGGCATATGAAACGATCAGCCCGACTGCAGAGGTGCCGGCGGCAGAAAGCAAGCCGGTCAAAAGCCAGATCGTATCAGGGGCGAAGAGCCATTTAGAGGACGACTTGGCCTGTGCTGTGAAATAAAGAAGGAATGCAAGACCGAAAATGAGGACTGTCCAAGAAGGATTGAAGAAGAATCCGATACAATTGATCGGAGAAGGAATGAAGGTGGACCACCAGTCTGCTGCAGCACGTTTGAAAGTGGGAAGCAATACCAGAAGCCAGGGAAGGTATACGACCACTGCGGCACAATAAGTGATAAGGATTTTTTTGAAGCTGCTCTTATCCTGCGGAAGCAGAGAAAGCAGAGCCAGATAGAAAAATGCAACGGAAATCAGGGCATAGTAGTGCGTATAAGCGGCACAAAGAGAGGCGACGCTGAAAATGATCCAATCGGAGGTTTTACCGGAATGAAGAATGTTATGGAGTGCCAGATAGGCCGCTAACACAAAGAAAGCGCCGAGTGAATACATTCGGGCCTCGACATTGAACATAATAGCGGTATCAGTCAAAGAGGCAAAAGTGGAAACAACAACTGCGGGAATCAATCCGAACTGTCTGAAAATCACTGTACAGGCAAGAATCAGAATGAGTCCATAGGGAATCAGAGCCGACAGATGATAGACATATCCGTGATTGCCCAGAAGATGATATAGGAGCTGTGTGAAAAGATAGTACAGCGGCGGATGGTTATCTGCCGCTGTGACTTGGAGCATTTCAAAAACATTCATTTGGGCAAGGCCGATGCTGAACCCTTCATCTCCCCAGAAGGAGTTGTCAAAAATGCGGACAAAGTGCATGGCGAACAGCACAAAGGCATACAGGTACAACAGCAAGGGAAAAATCCTGCGGCTGCGCTGTGCCTGGGATGTGGGTGAGGAAAAAGACATAGGAACCTCCCAAAATGATAAAAAAAGCAAACAAATTCATCTTATTATATCATACAGCGGCAAAAGATGATATTGCAAAGCGGTCAAAAGCTGCAAAAATGTTTTGCGGGGGCAAAATGGCCCTGCATTTTCAACAAAAACGGGAACATTTACAAGCGATTTTGCCAAGGGATGTACATTTTGACGAAAGAACCTTGACGTTTTTGCATAGAATAGATAATATAGACTTGAGAAATAGCGCATCGGGGCGTACGGCCCGGGTGCGTACCATATCCGATGCAAACGCTGAGGTTCATACGGGAGGACCAAAGATGACAAATGCAGAAAAGCTTACCCTGGCAAAACACGCCTGCCACATCCGCATGGGCGTGATCGAGGGCACTCACAGCGCCAAGTGCGGCCATCCGGGCGGCAGCCTGGATATCGCCGAGGTGCTGGCGTACCTCTATTTCGTAGAGATGAAGGTGGATCCGAAGGATCCCAAGAACCCTGACCGCGACCGTCTGGTGCTCTCCAAGGGCCATGCGGCTCCGGCGCTGTACGCCGCGCTGGCTGAGCGTGGGTTCTTCCCGGTGGAGGACCTCAAGACCCTGCGCAAGATCGGCAGCTACCTGCAGGGCCACCCCAACATGAACAGTGTGCCGGGCGTGGATATGTCCACCGGCAGTCTGGGTCAGGGCGTGAGCGCCGCCTGCGGCATGGCACTGGGTGCCAAGCACGCCGGTAAGCCCATCAATGTTTACACCATCCTGGGTGACGGCGAGGTGGAAGAAGGCGAGTGCTGGGAGGCCTTTATGTTTGCTTCTCACTACGGCCTGTCCAATCTCTGCGTTATGCTGGACCGCAACCATCTGCAGATCGACGGCACCACCGAGACCGTGATGAACAGCGCCCCGCTGGAGGAGAAGCTGAAGGCCTTCAACTTCAACGTGCTGACCATCAACGGCCACGATTTTGATGCCATTGAGAGCGCCATCGCCGCTTTCCGCGCTGAGAACGAAAAGCCCACCTGCATCATTCTGGATACTCTCAAGGGCAAGGGCGTTTCCTTTATGGAGAACTCCGTTGACTGGCACGGCAAGGGCCCCAACGATGAGGAATACGCACAGGCCATGCAGGAGCTGAATGCAGCTTACGCCGCGCTGGAAGAGGAGGACAAGTAAGATGGCAGAAGTGAAGAAGATCGCTACCCGTGACAGCTACGGCAACACCCTGAAAGAGCTGGCCGCCGAGGGCCACGACGACCTGGTGGTGCTGGACGCTGATCTGGCTGCCGCCACCAAGACCGGCATGTTCCGTAAGGCGTACCCGGACCGTCACTTCGACTGCGGCATTGCCGAGGGCAACATGATGGGCGTGGCCGCAGGTCTGGCCACCATGGGTTATGTTCCCTTTGTTTCCAGCTTTGCCATGTTTGCCGCAGGCCGTGCCTTTGAGCAGATCCGCAACTCAATCGCCTACCCCCGCCTGAACGTCAAGATTGGTGCCACCCACGGCGGCATCTCTGTGGGCGAGGACGGTGCTTCCCACCAGTGCTGCGAGGACTTTGCCCTGATGCGCAGCCTGCCCGGCATGACCGTGATCTGCCCCGCAGACGATGTGGAGGCCCGCGCCGCTGTGCGTGCCGCTTACGCCATGCAGGGCCCTGTTTACCTGCGCTTCGGCCGTCTGGCTGTGCCTGTGTTCCACGATGAGGCCACCTACCACTTTGAGCTGGGCAAGGGCGAGCAGATCACCGAGGGCAACGACATTGCCATCATCGCCACCGGTCTGATGGTCAACGAGGCCCGCCTGGCTGCCGAGCAGCTGGCTGCCGAGGGCATCCACGCCCGGGTCATCAACATCCACACCATCAAGCCTCTGGATGAGGAGATCGTCCTCAAGGCCGCCAAGGAGTGCGGCAAGGTCATCACCGCCGAGGAGCACAGCGTCATCGGCGGTCTGGGCGAGGCCGTCTGCGCTGTCCTGAGCGAGAAGCTGCCCACCCCTGTCCGCCGCGTGGGCGTGCAGGACAAGTTCGGCTGCTCCGGCCCCGCATGGGACCTGCTCAAGCTGTACGGTCTGGATGCAGCGACCATCTGCAAGACCGCTCACGAGATGCTGGGCTGATCCAGAAAGTCAATACCAATAAAAAAGCCGGTCGGCGTATGCCGATCGGCTTTTTGCGTGCAATTACCGTAAAAATTCGTGATTTTTCCGCACGATATCCGGGGAAACGTGCTGGCTGCTTGCACCCGGCGGCAAAGTGTGTTAAAGTGGGGCCAGATAAAAATTTTGAGAGAAGGAGCACCGCTATGAAATACGATTTCACTTCCATCATGGACCGCCACGGCAAGGATGCCATTGCAGTGGATGGCCTTGGCACCGGCTTTGCCCCCGCCGCCCCCAAGGAGGGCTTTGACGCCATCCCCATGTGGGTGGCCGATATGAACTTCCCCACCGTGCCCACCATCCAGGAAGCCATCATCGAGCGCACCAACCACCCCGCGTTTGGCTACTTCAACCCCACCGATGAATACTTCGATTCCATCATCCGGTGGCAGGCAAAGCGCAACGGCGTGCAGGGCCTGACCAAGGAGTGCATCGGCTACGAGAACGGCGTGCTGGGCGGCGTGATCAGCGCCCTGAACTGCGTCTGCTCCAAGGGCGACAAGATCCTGATCCACAGCCCCACCTACATCGGTTTCACCATGAGCCTGAAGAACAACGGCTACGAGGCTGTCCACAGCCCGCTGGTCAAGGATGAGAACGGCGTGTGGCGGATGGACTTTGAGGACATGGAAAAGCACCTGAAAGAGGAAAAGATCCATGCCGCCATCATGTGCAACCCCCACAACCCCTGCGGCCGTGTGTGGGAGCGCTGGGAGCTGGAAAAGGCCATGGAGCTGTACAAGAAGTACGATGTGTATGTGGTCTCCGATGAGATCTGGTCGGACATCATCCTGAGCGGAAACAAGCACATCCCCACCCAGTCTGTGAGCGAGGATGCCCGCCAGCGCACTGCCGCTTTCTATGCCCCCTCCAAGACCTTCAATCTGGCTGGTCTGGTGGGCAGCTACCATATCGTTTACAACAGCTGGTGGCGTGACCGCATGGAAAAAGAGTCCAGCCTGAGCCACTACAACATGATGAACGTTCTCTCCATGCACGCCCTGATCGGTGCTTACAAGCCCGAGGGCTACGAGTGGACCGACGAGCTCTGCGAGGTGCTGACCGGCAACATCGACTTTGCCTGCGATTACATCGAGAAGCACTTCGAGGGCGTGACCGTCTCCAAGCCGCAGGGCACCTACATGCTGTTCGTGGACTGCACCGACTGGTGCAAGGCCCACGGCAAGACCATTGAGGATGTGGAGCACGCCTGCTGGGATGTGGGCGCTGCCATCCAGGACGGCACCATGTTCTTTGGCCCCTGCCACCTGCGCATGAATCTGGCTTCTCCCCGTTCCCGCATCGAGGAGGCGTTCCACCGCATGGACAAGTACGTTTTTAACGCATGATCGCTTAAACACAGCAAAAAGTCCCGACCAGAACGGCCGGGACTTTTTTGCGCTTACTTCAGATCGAAATTGCCCACCAGCAGGTAGTAGAGCGCCTCCACCACCAGCGCTGCCGAAAGCTGGGAAGGCATCATATCGCTGGCAATGCGCTGGATACGGTTGGAGGCCAGCAGGGTATAGCTGGCGTGGCCTGCCAGCGCCGAGCGCTTGTCGCAGGTGATGAGGATGACCGGTGTGCCGTTCTTCTTGGCGGCACGGGCGGCCGTCTCCAACGCCTCGCAGCGGCCTGCGCTGGAAATGAGCAGCAGGGCATCTTTTGGGGTCAGTGCCGAAGCGAAAGACCGTGCCTTTTCTGGCACCGGGCTGATCATGCAGCGCTTGCCCAGACTGCCCAGCTTGAGCGAAGCATCCATGGCAACGGGCAGGCTGCTGCCGTTGGCTTCGATCTCAATGATCTCTGCCGCCCGCAGAATGGAAAGCACCTTTCTCAGCTGGACAAGGTTCAAGGCCTGAATGGTGGCCTGAACCTCCTCCTGACGGTTGTTCTGAAGATCGAGCAGGGCCTGATGCAGCGGGTCATTGGGGGGCCTTTTGCGGGCCTCCGTTTCCTGCTGCTCCAGCACATCCCGCGCAAGCTCCAGTTGGAATTTGCGGTAATTTGCGTAGCCGAGCTTGTGGCACAGCCGGGTGACCGTGGCTTCGGACGAGTGGCTGGCCTTTGCAAGCTCCGCAGAGGTGGCGACCGAGGCCCACTTTACATCTGCAAGAATGCAGTCCGCAATGCGCCGTTCGGCGCTGTAAAGCTGGAGCCCGGAGCACAGCTGGGTGACGACGCTTCCCGGGGAATCGTGCATAGCAATACCTCCCTGTGCGCGCTGTGCATTGGGCACAACGCACAGTACTCTTGGAATAGTATACCGATTTTTTGGTGAAAAATCAATTGAATCTGGCAAGAAAATGCATCTCATTCCAAAATAAACCGGGATCCCGCCAGAACCCGCTGCCTGTCAAATTCTCCAAACCGGAATAAGCTGCGCTGAAATTACAAAAAAGGACTGCTCCGCTGGAGCAGTCCTTTTTGCGTTTTGAGGGGCGGGAAGGTGCGATCAGCACCCTTCCTTTTCGGCCAGCTTCCGGCCCATGAGCACGCCCATGACGGAGGCCATCATCAGGCCGCGGGTCCAGCCGGAGGAGTCACCCAGGCAGTGCAGACCCCGGATGTTGGTGTCGAGGTTCTCGTCCATCTTGACCTTGTTGGAGTAGAACTTCAGCTCGGGGCTGTAAAGCAGGGTCTCGTTGGCGGCAAAGCCGGGCACGACCATATCCAGCATCTTGATGAACTCAATGATGTTGGTCATGGCGCGGTAAGGCATGGCGGCGGTGATATCACCGGCCACGGCATCCTTCAGGGTGGGCTTGACGTTGGATTGCGCCAGCTCCTTGGGCCAGGTGCGCTTGCCGTCCAGAATGTCGCCGTAGCGCTGGACCAGGATGTGGCCCGCGCCCAGCATGTTGGTCAGCTCACCCACCTTCTGGGCGTAGGCGATGGGCTGGTTGAAGGGTTCGGTGAAGTTGTGGGAGACGAGGATGGCCAGGTTGGTGTTCTCGCTCTTCTTCTCCTTGAAGCTGTGGCCATTGACCACGGCCAGATCGTTGTCGTAGTTCTCCTGAGCCACAAAGCCGCCGGGATTCTGGCAGAAGGTGCGCACCTTGTTCTTCCAGGGCTTGGGGTAGCCGATGAGTTTGGACTCGTACAGCACCTTGTTCACCTTTTCCATGACCTCGTTGCGGCACTCCACGCGCACGCCGATGTCAACGGTGCCGGGCTTGTGGGCGATGTGGTGCTCGGCGCAGATCTTCTCCAGCCAGTCGGCACCGCGGCGGCCCGTGCCGATGACCACAGTATCGGCATAAACAGCATGGGCTTCCTCGTCCTTGGGTCCCTTGATGAACACGCCCTTGCACTCCTCGTTTTCCAGGATGATGTTCTCGCACTCGGTGCTGAACAGCATCTCCACGCCGTTGTCGGCCAGATAGTTCTGGATGGCCAGATACAGCTGCTGGGCCTTCTCGGTGCCCAGATGACGGATGGGGCAGTCCACCAGCTTCAGGCCGGCGTGGATGGCGTTCTTGCGGATCTCCTTGATGTCCTCGCCGGTGTAGATGCCCTCCACATGGGGGTCGGCACCGAACTCGAGGTAGATCTTATCGGTGTAATGGATGAGCTCCTGTGCGAACTCCTCGCCGATCAGGCTGGGCAGGTCGCCGCCCACCTCATAGGAGAGGCTCAGCTTGCCGTCCGAGAACGCGCCTGCACCGGAGAAGCCGGTGGTGATGGCGCAGGTGGGGCGGCAGTTGACGCAGTGGCCCAGCTCGGCCTTGGGGCAGTGGCGCTTTTCCACCGGCTTGCCCTTTTCCACCAGCAGGATCTTTTTCTTGCTGCCGTGGCGCAGCAGCTCTACAGCAGTGAAGATGCCGGCCGGACCGGCACCCACAATGATCAGATCGTATTTTTCCATCTCTAGTTTTATCCTTTACTATTAGTTACAAACTCCCTCAGTCGCCTGTCGGCGACAGCTCCCTCGGAGAGGGAGCCTTTTCTCGGAGGGAAGCTTTATGGGGGTGGCCAAAGCCTCCCTCATGGAGGGAGGTGGCATCGCGCAGCGATGACGGAGGGAGTTTAATCCTCTTCCTGCTCCACTTCCGCGCTCTCATCCACATGATCCAGCTCCACGGCGGAGGCTTCCACGTCGGCAGGGGCGATGTCCGGGGCGATCACGCCGTCACCGTTCAGATCCTGACCGGTCAGGGATTCCAGCATGGACTGGGTCTCGGGGTGGAGCTTGGCAAAGCGGCGGATGGCCAGCACGGTGTACAGGGCACTGAGCAGGTTGATGGCACCCTCGATAATGAGGATGATGCCAATGGCCATGACCAGCGTCTCCATGGTGCCGAAGGGGTTCAGGATCATCACCACGCCCAGCACCACGCTGAGCACCGGCAGCAGCAGGAAGCCCTTCCAGCTGGGGTACTCACAGCGGCGCAGGTCCAGAGCGTTCTGGATGCGGCCCAGGCTGTCGAAGATAACGAACAGGCCGAACACGATGGGCAGGATGCGCACCACGATGTCGCTGCGGAGGATGAGGAACGCGCCCAGGCCCAGGCAGATGATGCCCGAGATGAGGGTGAGCTGGCTCTGAAAGATGCCGCGCTCCACGGCAAAGTAGCGCACCAGCTGAACGGCGGCGCACACCAGCACCACGCCGCCCAGGGCGTAGCAGACCACGTTGAGGGCGGTGGAGGGCCGCATGAGCAGGAAGATGCCCAGCCCCAGGTAGAGCACGCTCATCAGGATCAGATTCCATTTCAACTTCTTTGCCATAAAAGGTCACGTTCCTTTCTTGTGCCGGACGGGTTCTGAAACGGTTTACTGTGCAGCGGCAGCGTTGTCGTACATGGGCTCGATGATCTTTTTGTCCAGGCGGGCAAAGAACACAAAGCTCAGGGTCACGCTGACCAGCTCTGCAATGACGAAGGACCACCACACCATATTCACATTGCCGGTCTTACTCAGCAGCCAGGCGGCGGGCAGCAGGACCACCAGCTGGCGGCAGACCGAGATGATCAGGCTGAACATGCCGTTGCCCAGCGCCTGGAAGGTGGAGGACAGGATGATGCTCATGCCGGCCAGCAGGAAGTGGAAGCAGATGATGCGCAGGGCAGGCTTGCCGATGGCCAGCATGGCCTCGCTGGCGGAGAACAGGCCCAGCAGCTTGTCGGGCAGGAATTGGAACAGCAGGAAGCCGACCAGCATGATGGCTTCAGCATAGAACATGGCACACTTGATGGTCTTTTTGACGCGGTCGGGCTTGCGGGCACCGTAGTTGTAGCCGATGATGGGCACCATGCCGTTGTTCATGCCGAAGATGGGCATGAACACGAAGCTCTGCAGCTTGAAGTAAACGCCGAACACGGCCACGGCGGTGGCGGTAAAGGCCATGAGGATCTGGTTCATCAGGAAGGTCATCACGCTGCCCACGCACTGCATGGCGATGCTGGGCAGGCCGACAACGTAGATCCGTTTGATGGCTTCGGCGCTGGGGCGGAAGCCCTTGAAATCCAGCTGGATATCGGGGTTCTTGCGGAGGTTGAGGTAGAAGGAGACCCCTGCGCCGCAGAACTGGCCGATGACGGTGGCCAAAGCTGCACCGGTGGTGCCGGACAGAGCCTCGCCGCAGTAGCCAAAGATGAAGATGGGGTCAAGGATGATGTTGACGATGGCACCCACCAGCTGGCTGATCATGCTCAGGGTGGTGCGGCTGGTAGCGGCCAGCAGTTTTTCGTTCATCACCTGCATGAACATGCCCAGGCTGAGCACGCAGCAGATGGTCAGGTAGCGGATGCCCTGCTCGGCGATGTCGGCATCGGCGGTCTGGGCGTAG contains:
- a CDS encoding MurR/RpiR family transcriptional regulator, which translates into the protein MHDSPGSVVTQLCSGLQLYSAERRIADCILADVKWASVATSAELAKASHSSEATVTRLCHKLGYANYRKFQLELARDVLEQQETEARKRPPNDPLHQALLDLQNNRQEEVQATIQALNLVQLRKVLSILRAAEIIEIEANGSSLPVAMDASLKLGSLGKRCMISPVPEKARSFASALTPKDALLLISSAGRCEALETAARAAKKNGTPVILITCDKRSALAGHASYTLLASNRIQRIASDMMPSQLSAALVVEALYYLLVGNFDLK
- a CDS encoding glycosyltransferase family 39 protein, giving the protein MSFSSPTSQAQRSRRIFPLLLYLYAFVLFAMHFVRIFDNSFWGDEGFSIGLAQMNVFEMLQVTAADNHPPLYYLFTQLLYHLLGNHGYVYHLSALIPYGLILILACTVIFRQFGLIPAVVVSTFASLTDTAIMFNVEARMYSLGAFFVLAAYLALHNILHSGKTSDWIIFSVASLCAAYTHYYALISVAFFYLALLSLLPQDKSSFKKILITYCAAVVVYLPWLLVLLPTFKRAAADWWSTFIPSPINCIGFFFNPSWTVLIFGLAFLLYFTAQAKSSSKWLFAPDTIWLLTGLLSAAGTSAVGLIVSYAFRPLFLVRYLYPLTAVVYLVFGFLLSKVRWRTILSSILILGTLVCSLPDFYQTYQREKRIDLATTQCLEVITPSQDAVLYTTNYFLDWTLFDYYFPGRVHAQIESSNISQCFTSSDPEIWLFMEHALSDAELNAASDNGYSRTNVCNSTFAEGPGEDSFYYIYKFQKSANTAP
- the sstT gene encoding serine/threonine transporter SstT codes for the protein MKAVAARYNATSLILRIVIGLVVGAVLALAVPGAGWVEEFGSLFVGALKGIAPVLVFVIVASALAQGTSRLDRRFGTVIWLYMLTTFLAAAIAVVTSFLFPQTVVLAEAAESEVVPQGLGEVMNTLLTNFVANPVSALLNGNYIGILFWACLFGLAMKKYGADSTKLFLANTADAVSQIVRWIINLAPFGIMGLVYTNVSSNGLSIFTQYGRLLLLLVGTMLFMALVVSPFIIFVYLHCNPYPLVFRCLRESGLTAFFTRSSAANIPVNMDLCEKLGLDKDMYSVSIPLGATINMDGAAITITIMTLAAANTLGIQVSLPAAILLSVMSALGACGASGVAGGSLLLIPMACSLFGISNDIAMQVVGVGFIIGVVQDSVETALNSAGDVEFAATAEYHQWRKEGKPLPVFLCK
- a CDS encoding MalY/PatB family protein → MKYDFTSIMDRHGKDAIAVDGLGTGFAPAAPKEGFDAIPMWVADMNFPTVPTIQEAIIERTNHPAFGYFNPTDEYFDSIIRWQAKRNGVQGLTKECIGYENGVLGGVISALNCVCSKGDKILIHSPTYIGFTMSLKNNGYEAVHSPLVKDENGVWRMDFEDMEKHLKEEKIHAAIMCNPHNPCGRVWERWELEKAMELYKKYDVYVVSDEIWSDIILSGNKHIPTQSVSEDARQRTAAFYAPSKTFNLAGLVGSYHIVYNSWWRDRMEKESSLSHYNMMNVLSMHALIGAYKPEGYEWTDELCEVLTGNIDFACDYIEKHFEGVTVSKPQGTYMLFVDCTDWCKAHGKTIEDVEHACWDVGAAIQDGTMFFGPCHLRMNLASPRSRIEEAFHRMDKYVFNA
- a CDS encoding transketolase; this encodes MTNAEKLTLAKHACHIRMGVIEGTHSAKCGHPGGSLDIAEVLAYLYFVEMKVDPKDPKNPDRDRLVLSKGHAAPALYAALAERGFFPVEDLKTLRKIGSYLQGHPNMNSVPGVDMSTGSLGQGVSAACGMALGAKHAGKPINVYTILGDGEVEEGECWEAFMFASHYGLSNLCVMLDRNHLQIDGTTETVMNSAPLEEKLKAFNFNVLTINGHDFDAIESAIAAFRAENEKPTCIILDTLKGKGVSFMENSVDWHGKGPNDEEYAQAMQELNAAYAALEEEDK
- a CDS encoding ECF transporter S component, which encodes MNTKTRSATRDLVLAALFLALAFVLPMITGHVPQIGNMLCPMHFPVLLAGFVLGGPWGLALGFAAPLLRSVLFGMPPMYPIAIAMAFELATYGAVAGFMYRKVQHTLPMIYATLVTSMVAGRLVWGAVRFVLAGLSGSSFPFSAFLSGAVLTAVPGIVAQLILIPLIVAALQKAKLTA
- a CDS encoding transketolase family protein: MAEVKKIATRDSYGNTLKELAAEGHDDLVVLDADLAAATKTGMFRKAYPDRHFDCGIAEGNMMGVAAGLATMGYVPFVSSFAMFAAGRAFEQIRNSIAYPRLNVKIGATHGGISVGEDGASHQCCEDFALMRSLPGMTVICPADDVEARAAVRAAYAMQGPVYLRFGRLAVPVFHDEATYHFELGKGEQITEGNDIAIIATGLMVNEARLAAEQLAAEGIHARVINIHTIKPLDEEIVLKAAKECGKVITAEEHSVIGGLGEAVCAVLSEKLPTPVRRVGVQDKFGCSGPAWDLLKLYGLDAATICKTAHEMLG